The Candidatus Zymogenus saltonus DNA window CAGAGATTAAGCTATTTTTAGGGGTACTATTTTTGGGCCCCGGTTTTTTAAAAATACCACTTTTTGGGAGGACCCTGACATTGAAATGTAAAACCGTAAAGGAAGGGATCGAGTGCGTCTTCATGACGAAGAACGGATGCGGATTCAACGGCGGCATATGCCACACCATAATCAACGAGTGCGAGGGATGCGACAAGATCGTCGAGTTTCCCACGGGGAAATATTGCTCTTCCGCCGCAGACCCGGCCTCAAAATGGGTGAGAGGACTCTGCAACCTCGCAACACACGTCAAGAAAGAGGAGAAAACGGAAGCCCTGAAACTCAATCCCCTGAAGGCATCTAAGAGGGCCGTGGCGAATATTTAAGCCCGAAGGCTATATCGATAGTTTCAAAGGCGACAGTCCCAAGGCGGGCTTAAATATTAAATGGAAAAGGACCGGCAATTACTGTCGGTCTTTTTTTATCTGAAAAGCCGAGACAGAAAAGTTATCTCGAAACTCCGGTCTTATGACCCCCGGAGCCTCGGGGCTTATTCGCAAAACGCCTTGTCCAGGGTGCAGGCCTTGTCGAAGTATTTCTTCGCCTCCCCGTAGTTTCCTATCTCCTCCATGACCACCCCTATGTTGTACTGGACGGCCGCGTTTCTCGGCTCCACGGCGGCGGCGGACGTCAGGTCCTTAATGGCGAGATCGTACCTCTCGTACCTGGCGTGGATCAGTCCCCGCTGAAAGAGCGACCCGAAGTGAAGGGGTTTTGCCTTGAGAACGGTGTTGTAGTCCTCGACGGCCCTCTTGTAATCGCTCTTCCTCTCGTAGGCCACGCCCCGCTTGTAATAGGCGGTCAGGTAGTCCGGGGTCATCTCTATGCACTTCGTAAAATCGGAGATGGCGCCGTCGATGTCGCCCGAATCCGTCTTGAGCATCCCTCTGTTGAAATACGCTATGGCTAGATCGGGATTGAGGCGGATCGCCTCGTCGATATCGGAAAGGGCCTTTTTGATCTGACCCTTGTTCCTGTAGGCTATCGAGCGCCTGATGTAATTTGCGGGATTTTTCGGGTCGATTTCCATAGAGATGTTGTAATAGGCGAGGGCCTCGTCCCAGTCCTTCCTGGCGGCCTTGAGCTCCCCCAGCGCGTTGATGGTGGGGGCGTATCTGTTATTCTGGCTCAGCGATTCCTTCAGGTCCGCCTCGGCCCTGTCGAGCTCCCCTATCCTGATCAGCGCCCTCCCTCGGTTCGTGAGGGCCTTGTATATCTCCGGGTCATACGGGTACATCTCGATCCCGTAGGTGTAAAGCTCTATCGCCTCCTCGTATCTCTTCTCGTTGAGCGCCTTCGTGGCCTCCTCCCATATCTTTATCCCCTTGCGGGAATGGGCGGGATGTGATAATAAAACAAGGAGTATAAAGGAGAGGGCACACCCAAAAAGGAGCTTCGCCGTACAATGAGCCAAAAGAGATTTCGACGTGTGCACAAAGACCTCCAATATTTTCGGGGAGTGAGATATTTTTACCACAGATCATATCTCTTGTCAAAAATCTTTTTGGCCTTTTTGGCCCTTTTGAATATGTCACCGGCTGCGGCTGGAGTTCGAGACAAGAATCTCACAAACGGATTGATTACAAAACGGAGGTGATGTGAAAAAACAATTTCCCGATATAATCCTCTCGGTGCTGCTGGCGCTCCTCTTTATCCTGCTTCAGGCCGTCGTTGCCGTCTTCGTAAAGGTGGTCTTCGGCTCCCAGGGGCTCATGCTGATTTTGGGCGTAACGGTACCCGCCCTTGTCATTGTCTTGCTCGCCGCCAGTATTAACGGCACATCGCTCAAGGAGACGATCCACTGGGGAGCCGTAAGGGGGAGAAGGGTCCTTCCGATCGTCCTCATGACCCTTTCGGCCGCCGTGCTCTCCTCCGAGATGGAAAATATCATCGCCGATTACGTCCTGTCGCCGGAGACCTATTCCAAATATGTGGAGGATTTATCAAGGCTCTTCGTAATGGATAACCGGGCAGACCTCCTCCTCGGCCTGGTATCCCTCACGATCTTCGGGCCGCTGATGGAGGAGGCCCTCTTTCGCGGTGTCATATACCGGGGGATTGCGAAAAACAGGGGCAAGCCGATCGCCGTGGTCACCTCCTCCATCCTCTTTATGCTCGTCCACGTAAATCCGGCCCAGTTTCCCGCCGCGCTCGCGTTGGGTGTCCTCTATTCCGCAATGATCGCAAGGGGGTACAGCGTAACGGACACGTTTTTCTCCCACTCCCTCTTCAACACCATCTCGGCGTTCTTCTTCTACAATATCGTGGAATTTCCGGGGATGTCCGTAAACAAGGGGGCGGAGGTTGTACACATACCACTTTATCTGATACTCTTAGCCCTAGCGACATTTACGGCGTCCCTGTTGCTTGTCTTCAGGAGATTCGACGGGCGGGACGTCTGAACCGCTTCGATTTTGCCTCTCCCCTGAATCGTTTAGGGGGGGAGATTTAATGGGAATCGATACGACTTATCCATTGCAAACGCAGGGCGACCTGAAGTAAAATGTCTCTAGAATATTTATATGTCTTTTTTTAATATGAGGTTTTTATGGACAAGATAAACGTCGGATTCATTGGATGCGGAGTGATATCGAACCTGCACGCCCCTGGATACAAGAACAACAAGAGGGCCAATCTCTACGCCGTCTGCGACGCGAACCCGGAGGTCGCCGAGGCGAGGAAAAAGGAGTGGAAGGCGAAGAAGGCGTACACAGACTACCGGGAGCTCTTAGACGACCCGGAGGTGGACGCCGTGGAGATCATAACCCCCCACAAGCTCCACGAGAGGATGGTGATCGGCGCCCTCGACGCCGGAAAGCACGTCGCCGTCCAGAAGCCCATGACAATAAGCTTAAAGAGCGCCGACAGGATGATCAGGAGGGCAAATAGCTCGGATAAAATTTTCAAGGTCACCGACAATTACCTCACCTATCCGCCCATCGCCCTGGCGAAAAAGATGATAGAGGCCGGCGACATAGGCGACCCCCAGATAATCAGGATGAAGATGGTAAACAGCGCCTACGGCGGCTGGGACCTCCCCACCTCCGCCTACGACTGGCGCTTCGAGGAGTATTCTGAGGGGAGGTTCTCCGAGACCTACGATCACGGCCACCACGAGTGGGCGACGGCCTGGTTTCTGATGGGGGAGGTCGAGCGGGTGACAGCGTGGATAGACTCGATCGACGGGATCATGGACAGCCCCGTGACCCTGATGTGGAAGCACAAAGGGAATAAGAGATACGGCATCTGCGACTTCGCCTTCGCGGAGGAGCTTTACATCCCCTCTAAGTATTACGCCAACGACGAGTGGTTCGAGATAACCGGCAGCAAGGGGATAATATTCATCCACCGCTGCACGGGGGACGTCCACACCGGGCCCGCCGTCAGCCTCTTCACGTCCAAGGGATGGAGACACTTCGACAA harbors:
- a CDS encoding PxxKW family cysteine-rich protein translates to MKCKTVKEGIECVFMTKNGCGFNGGICHTIINECEGCDKIVEFPTGKYCSSAADPASKWVRGLCNLATHVKKEEKTEALKLNPLKASKRAVANI
- a CDS encoding tetratricopeptide repeat protein, translating into MVKISHSPKILEVFVHTSKSLLAHCTAKLLFGCALSFILLVLLSHPAHSRKGIKIWEEATKALNEKRYEEAIELYTYGIEMYPYDPEIYKALTNRGRALIRIGELDRAEADLKESLSQNNRYAPTINALGELKAARKDWDEALAYYNISMEIDPKNPANYIRRSIAYRNKGQIKKALSDIDEAIRLNPDLAIAYFNRGMLKTDSGDIDGAISDFTKCIEMTPDYLTAYYKRGVAYERKSDYKRAVEDYNTVLKAKPLHFGSLFQRGLIHARYERYDLAIKDLTSAAAVEPRNAAVQYNIGVVMEEIGNYGEAKKYFDKACTLDKAFCE
- a CDS encoding CPBP family intramembrane metalloprotease, whose amino-acid sequence is MKKQFPDIILSVLLALLFILLQAVVAVFVKVVFGSQGLMLILGVTVPALVIVLLAASINGTSLKETIHWGAVRGRRVLPIVLMTLSAAVLSSEMENIIADYVLSPETYSKYVEDLSRLFVMDNRADLLLGLVSLTIFGPLMEEALFRGVIYRGIAKNRGKPIAVVTSSILFMLVHVNPAQFPAALALGVLYSAMIARGYSVTDTFFSHSLFNTISAFFFYNIVEFPGMSVNKGAEVVHIPLYLILLALATFTASLLLVFRRFDGRDV
- a CDS encoding Gfo/Idh/MocA family oxidoreductase — protein: MDKINVGFIGCGVISNLHAPGYKNNKRANLYAVCDANPEVAEARKKEWKAKKAYTDYRELLDDPEVDAVEIITPHKLHERMVIGALDAGKHVAVQKPMTISLKSADRMIRRANSSDKIFKVTDNYLTYPPIALAKKMIEAGDIGDPQIIRMKMVNSAYGGWDLPTSAYDWRFEEYSEGRFSETYDHGHHEWATAWFLMGEVERVTAWIDSIDGIMDSPVTLMWKHKGNKRYGICDFAFAEELYIPSKYYANDEWFEITGSKGIIFIHRCTGDVHTGPAVSLFTSKGWRHFDKVKSDWLEGFKGAVENFISAVKGEEPPLLTGEQGKEILRISFAIYESAKRRRDVYTDELEKAFPTLYAKRRTRKEKKESYIASFKPPLFGKDYSKYAPQAKKLTEDFMGRFDPAAAQDWKGIVGVVLKAEGGVSEQRLAIKVEGGKARLIEGKIPEDAGITLTIPAGSWAAILMGKKRIETALFKGELKIDGEVMEGMKLRSAFHI